The Zymobacter palmae DNA window TTCCTTCTACCACAGCAATGGCATCGGGCGTGGCCGCTACCTGCGCTTCAAACATCGCCGCGAGGGAGGCATGGCGCGGGTAGTCGCGCTGGGTCGCATTAAAGGTACCAGTGACCGTTTCGTATTCCACAGGCGAGAGGATAGGCAGCGACATCACGGGACGTTCTGGCGTCGCCGCCATACCTTCCAGCAAGAGTGCCCAGTATCCTTGCCAGCGTTCGATCGTTGCTTCGTCAAACAACGCGGTGGCGTAGCGCAGCACTCCCCGTACATCACCATCCTGTTCATTTAGCTCAAGGCTGAGATCGCACTGGGCAGTGTGCTGGTCGATGGGAAGCACGGTCGCGGAAAGGCCGCTCAGTGTCGGTTGTTCTCCGCCTTGCGCCTGCCAGCCCAGCATCACCTGAAAGACCGGGCTATGAGCAAGACTGCGCCGCGGCGATACCGCTTCGACGATCTGTTCAAACGGAATGTCCGCGTGCTGCTGGGCGTTCAACACGGTCTCGCGCACGGCAGCCAGCAGTTGCACGGTATCCACGTCACTCGGCACGCCAATGCGCAGTGCCTGTGTATTGACGAACATGCCAATCAGCGGTTCCAGCTCGTAGCGCTGGCGACCCGCCGTCGGCGTTCCGATCACGATATCGTCCTGCCCCGATAGACGGGCCATCAGCGCTGCCCACGCCGCCACGAGGGTCATATAGAGCGTGCCCCCCTGCGCACGACTCAGCGCATGCAGTCGCGCCACCAGCGGTGCCGGTAGCACGACGTCGAGCTGCGCGCCGCGGTAGTCCTGCCGTTCCGGACGTGGACGGTCGAGCGGCAGGCGGAGGCATTCCGGCGCGTGCCGCAGCTGCTCAACCCAGTACTGCTGTTGATGCTGAAGGCGCTCGCCGGTGAGGTAGCGCTGCTGCCACACGGCGTAGTCGCGGTACTGCAGTGCCAGCGGCGGCAGCGGATCGGGCCGTTCAGCCGCGAAGGCGTCATACAGAGTGCTCAATTCCTGCATCAGCACGCCCATCGACCATCCATCAGCGATGACGTGATGCAGAGCCAGTCTCAGCAGATGATCGTCGTCGCGGTAACGGACCAGCTGCGCCTGGACCAACGGGCCGCAGCCTAGATCGAAGGTGGGTGCAAACGGCGGCAAGGTGTCCTCGGGCGATCCCAGCGACACGTATTGGAGCGGGAAGCCCACCTGCGGCGCGCCGACAATCTGCTGCGGTTCGCCGTCTACGGTTGCCATATGTGTGCGCAGGCTTTCGTGACGTGCCACGATGCCATCCAGCGCACGCGTCAGCGCGGCTGTGTTCAACGTACCACGCAGCCGCAGACCGCCTGCGATTACATAGCTGGCACTCGCGGCGTCATCCATCCGCGACAGGAACCACAGACGTTGCTGGGCCAGCGACAGTGGAATGGGGCCATCAACGCGCTGCGCCGTGATGGCGGGAAGCGCGTCATCACAGTCGGCCTCGTCCAGCTGCGTCGCCAGCTCAGCCAGCGTCGGGAAGGCAAACAGTGCGGTCAGCGATAGCGCACACTTGAGCTGAGCCCGAACACGCGATACCAGCTGTACGCCCAACAGCGAATGGCCGCCCAGCGCAAAGAAGTCATCGTGACGACCGACGCGCTCGACCCCGAGCAGCGCCGACCAGATGTCCGCCAGAGCAGTTTCATGCGCACCCTGCGGCGCCTCGTAGGTCCGCTGAACACGTGCAGCATCGTCCGGCTCGGGCAGCGCACGGCGATCGACCTTGCCGTTGGCGGTCAGCGGCAGCGCGTCCAGTGGTACCCAAGCAGAGGGCACCATGTACTCCGGCAGCTGCGCATGCAATGTGGCACTGAGCACATCAGGTGTCACCTGCTGCCCAGTTCGACAGGTAAAATACGCAACCAGCCGGTGTGTATTGGCACCATTACCCGATGCAATCACTATGGCCTGATCAACGCCTTCACAGGCCGCCATTGCGGCTTCAATTTCACCTAGCTCAATGCGGAAACCACGCAGCTTGACTTGGGAATCATTGCGCCCTTGGAACATGATATCGCCACTGAGCAACCGATAGCCCAGATCGCCAGTGCGATAGAGACGCGCTTCCGTCGAAGAAGAGAACGGGTCCGGTACAAAACGCTCCTCGGTCTGTTCTGGCAGGTTGAGATAACCACTGGCCACCCCCTCTCCGCCAATATATAGCTCGCCCGTTACGCCAAGGGGCACTGGCTCACCGTAGGCATCAAGTATGTGAACAGTGGTGTTGCCAATCGGCCGACCAATGGGCATCTGTGGCGTATCGGGATCGGCATCGTTCATGCGATAGGCCGTCGCAAAAGTCGTGGTTTCGGTTGGGCCATACACATGTAAAAAATGTTGAGGTGGCCCTTCAAGCAGTGCTCGCCGTACGAAGACAGGATCCAGCGACTCCCCTCCGACCATCAGGTAGCGCAAGGAAGGCAGGTAGGGTTGCAGCGATTCAGCATACTGATTGAAGAGCGCAATGGTCATGAACATGACCGTAACACCGTGATGCGCCAGCGCAGCAGCGAACGTATCAGGGTTCATCACCGTGTCGTGGTCAATAATGACCATACAACCACCGCACAACAGCGCTCCCCATATTTCCATGGTGCTGGCATCAAAAGCGGGGTTGGCAAGGCAGGCCACTCGATCAGATGACGCAAAGTCAGCGTAGCCATTGGCATAGATCAGCCGCAATACGTTGCGATGATTGACCATCACCCCTTTGGGCCGCCCCGTTGAGCCCGACGTGTACATAACATAGGCTTCTGCCGATGTATCCAGCATGGGAGGCCATATGGGATTACTCACCTCCCTGTCAGAGGGCACCAAAGCAGGGTCAAGTGTACGCAGGCCGGGTTGCACAGAAGCAATGGTGCTGTCTTCATCAGCCAACAGCAGCATGGGTGCACTATCTTCGAGAATGAACCGCACACGCGCCACCGGATAACGCAGGTCGAGTGGCACATAGCATCCCCCGGATTTGAGGATCGCAAGAATGGCCACGGTCAACCCGATGCCGCGAGGCAAGGCGACAGCCACCCTGTCCCCAAGCGTCACTCCCTCGGTCTTCAACCAGTGGGCCAAATGATTAGCTTGAATGTTCAACTCAGCATATGTGCAGCATTGATCGCCCTCTATCACAGCGATCGCGTCAGGGGCAGCAGCAACCTGTACTTCAAACGCGGCCGATAGCGGGCAATCATGAGGGTAATCGCTCTGAGTTGCGTTGAAAGCTGAGATCAACGTCTCGCGTTCAGTCAGTGACAGCATCGGCAGTGCCATGACCGGCTGTTCAGGTGTAGCCGTCATGCCTTCCAACAGTCGCACCCAGTAGCCGATCCAGCGGGTGATCGTCTGTTCGTCGAACAGCGCCGTTGCAAAGTGCACGGCCCCTATCAATCGCCCTCCTTCTTCACGCAGCAGCACGCTGAGGTCGCACTGAGACGACACCGTTTCGTCTTCGCACGGAGTGAGGGTCAGCCCGGGCAAGGTCAGCGAGGCTTCAGGTGTGTTCTGTAACGCTAACATCGTCTGGAAGACCGGGCTGTACGCTAGGCTGCGTTCCGGCGCGACGGCTTCCACCATATGTTCGAACGGCACCTGCGCGTGCTGCTGGGCGGCCAGCGTGGTGGCTTTAACCTGCGCCAGCAAGGCTTCCACGGAAGGCGATGCCTCAAGGTCGAGGCGCAGCGGCAGCGTATTGACGAACATACCAATCAAAGGCTCGATATCGGGATGATCACGCCCAGCGACCGGTGTCCCCACCACGATATCGCGCTGCCCCGACAGACGCGCCATCAGCGCTCCCCACGCGGCCAGCAGCGTCATAAACACGGTACCGCCATAACGTCGGGACAGCGCATGCAGACGCGCGGTCAGCGCGTGATCCAGCACAACGGGCACAGCCGCACCGTCGTAACGCTGCACCGCCGGGCGCGGTCGGTCGGTCGGCAATGACAAGCAGGCGGGCGCACCGTTAAGCTGTTCGACCCAGAACCGACATTGCGCCGCCATGTGTTCATCATTCAGAACGTCCTGCTGCCAGATCGCTACATCGCCGTACTGTACCCGCAGCGGCGGCAGTTTGGCCTCGCGGCCCTCATGCGCCGCCGCATAGCCTTCGCTCAGTTCGCGCAGGAAGATACCGATCGACCACCCATCGGCGATCACGTGATGAAACGCAAACTGCAGCACATGGTGATCGGTGCCGAGGCGCACCAGACGACCGCAAGCCAACGGCCCCTTATCCAGCACCATTGCAGGCGTGAACGGTGGTACGGTGTCGCCGTGAGTCAGTGCCAGCGTGGTCAATGAAAAACCGCTGCCCGCTGCGGATACCCGCTGCCACGGCACATCGTCGACGTCAATGATATAAGTGCGCAGCGCTTCGTGGCGCGCCGCAATGGCGTCCAGTGCCTGCCGCAGCGCGCGCTCATCCACTTCACCCTTTAGGTCGACGCTGCCATGCAGCTGGTAGGCGCGGCTCAGGCTGCTGTCCATGCGCGACAGGAACCAGATCCGGCGCTGGGCCGGTGACAGTGGCGCATCCTCGCCCGCTGCTCGCGGCAGCATGTCAGGCAGTACTCCCTCCGCTGCAGGTACCAGCCTTGCCGCCATGGCCGCCAACGTGGGATGGGCAAACAGGGCTTCCAGACTCAAGGTATGCTGCAAGCGCTGCTGTACGCGTGTCATCAGCTGCACGGCCAGCAGCGAATGACCACCCAGTGCGAAAAAGTGATCCTGCCGCCCGACGCGCTCGACGCCGAGCACATCGCGCCACAGGGCGGCCAGCCCTTCTTCCAGCGGGCCATGCGGGGCGTCGTACTGCTGGCGCACGAATGCACTGTCATCGGGTGCAGGCAGTGCCTGCCGATCCAGCTTGCCATTGGGCGTCAGCGGTAATCGTTCCAGCACCATGAACGCTGCCGGTACCATATAGCCCGGCATGATCGCCGCCAGTGCGGCCTTGAGCTGTGCGGCGTCAGGCATCACATCACGGCTGGGCGTGCAGTACGCCACCAGCTGCGGCTCTCCGCCAGTATGGGAACGTGCGACGACGATGGCATCCTGCACACCGTCACATGCCTGCAGCGCGGCTTCAATTTCACCCAATTCAATGCGGAAGCCGCGAATCTTGACTTGAAAGTCGTTACGCCCTAGGTAATCCAGCGTACCGTCCCTGCGCCAGCGCACTAGGTCGCCGGTGCGGTACATACGCACCTGTTTGTCAGCCACGAACGGATCGGGCAGGAAACGTTCAGCCGTCAGCTCAGGGCGGCCGAGATAGCCGTGGGTCACGCCCGCGCCGGCGATATACAATTCACCCACGACGCCAACCGGCACGGGGTGCTGCTGCTCGTCCAGCACGTAGGCACGAGTATTGGCGATCGGGCGTCCGATGGACACCTGTGCCTCTCGCGTCGACAGCAGCTGCATAGTCGACCACACCGTCGTTTCGGTAGGGCCATACATGTTCCACAGCGTACTGACCCGAGCAGCGATATCGTGGGCCAGCGCCAGCGGGCAGGCCTCGCCACCGATCAGCCCCGTCAGCTGCGGTGCGCCCTGCCACTGGTTTTCCAACAGCAGTTTCCACGTCGCGGGGGTGGCCTGGAACAGGGTGATGTCTTCATCACGCAGATAATCGGCCAGCACCGCACCGTCAATGCGTAGCGCATCGCCAGCAATATGAAGCTGTGCCCCGCTGATCAGCGGCAGAAAGAGTTCCAGTACATGAATGTCGAACGACAGCGTGGTGATGGCCAGCAGGCGATCACGCTCATCGACACCCAGCTGACGTTGCTGGTGGCAGAGGAAGTTGACCACGGCACGATGCGGCACCATGACGCCCTTGGGTTGCCCCGTAGAACCCGAGGTATAAATGAGATAGGCCAGATTGTCTGGCGCAGCGGTCGGCAATGCCGCTTCCCATACCGAGCCATGCGGCCATAGCAAAGTATCGCCCTCCATCAGCGCCAGCGTCAGCGCGTCGGGCAACGGAGCCATGCGTGGAGGAAAGTCGGCCGTGGTGATCAGAACAGTGGGACGGCTGTCCTCAAGAATGTAACGCAAACGGTCGTCAGGATAGGCAGGATCAAGCGGGACATACGCCCCGCCCGCCTTCAGCACCGCCAACACGGCAACGACCATTGACAGCCCTCGCGGCAGCGCAATGGCCACACGCTGGTCTGCGGCTACCCCTTGCGCCACTAGCCAATGCGCCAGCCGATCGGCTTGATCGTTCAGCTCAGCATAGGTCAGCGAGGTGCCATCGTGCACCACAGCCACAGCGTCCGGTGCCTGCTCGACCTGTCGCTCAACCAAGGCATGAATGCTTGCCTCGCGGGGATAGTCATGTGCCGTGGCATTGAAGTCCTCAACCACCTGATCACGCAGGTCATCGGACAGCATCGGCAGCGCGTTCACCGCCGTATCAGGCTGACGCACCATGCCGCTCAGCAACTGCGTCCACGCCGACAGCCACTGGGTGAGCGTATCGGCATCGAACAGTGCCGTGGCATAGAACAGCGAACCAACCAACTCACCGTCGATATCTTCCAGCGCCACGCTCAGATCGAACGGTGCCTTGGCCTCTTCACTGGTCAACGCCTCCAGCGCGATGCCCGGCAGGGTCAGCTGCCCTTGCGGGGTGTTCTGGAGCGTAAACATCGTCTGGAACAGCGGGCTGTAGGCTAGGCTACGGCTGGGCGCGACCGCTTCCACGACCTGTTCAAAGGGAATATCGGCGTGCTGCTGCGCCTCCAGTGCCACACGCCGCACCTGCGCCAGCAAAGTCGTCGTATTGGGGGCTGCCGAC harbors:
- a CDS encoding non-ribosomal peptide synthetase — encoded protein: MSNTGPQRDALKRMSREDKVRLLARARQQGVARKSPSTVRPLTPQSCPPEGVPLSLAQRRLWILAQMGGDSADAYVLSGGFRLQGCVDEEALREALRALLAHHDVLRMRIVTVDGEPRQQVTEVEVDHVLEVRDLHHMNEEDQPLLPTFVLSQSPLWRVQLLRVSEEVTVLKLALHHLIADGWSLALFMDALSAYYARAQSGEAALPRPALQYTDYVQWQQGLLEDGTLTHQQQYWVERLRGAPERLTLPTDHPRPERQAMAGGRLPIRFDAALTQAIKALGQQHRCTPFMVLLASWSVLMARLSGQDDIVTGIPIAGRGQQALETMLGMFVNTQALRVDLSAAPNTTTLLAQVRRVALEAQQHADIPFEQVVEAVAPSRSLAYSPLFQTMFTLQNTPQGQLTLPGIALEALTSEEAKAPFDLSVALEDIDGELVGSLFYATALFDADTLTQWLSAWTQLLSGMVRQPDTAVNALPMLSDDLRDQVVEDFNATAHDYPREASIHALVERQVEQAPDAVAVVHDGTSLTYAELNDQADRLAHWLVAQGVAADQRVAIALPRGLSMVVAVLAVLKAGGAYVPLDPAYPDDRLRYILEDSRPTVLITTADFPPRMAPLPDALTLALMEGDTLLWPHGSVWEAALPTAAPDNLAYLIYTSGSTGQPKGVMVPHRAVVNFLCHQQRQLGVDERDRLLAITTLSFDIHVLELFLPLISGAQLHIAGDALRIDGAVLADYLRDEDITLFQATPATWKLLLENQWQGAPQLTGLIGGEACPLALAHDIAARVSTLWNMYGPTETTVWSTMQLLSTREAQVSIGRPIANTRAYVLDEQQHPVPVGVVGELYIAGAGVTHGYLGRPELTAERFLPDPFVADKQVRMYRTGDLVRWRRDGTLDYLGRNDFQVKIRGFRIELGEIEAALQACDGVQDAIVVARSHTGGEPQLVAYCTPSRDVMPDAAQLKAALAAIMPGYMVPAAFMVLERLPLTPNGKLDRQALPAPDDSAFVRQQYDAPHGPLEEGLAALWRDVLGVERVGRQDHFFALGGHSLLAVQLMTRVQQRLQHTLSLEALFAHPTLAAMAARLVPAAEGVLPDMLPRAAGEDAPLSPAQRRIWFLSRMDSSLSRAYQLHGSVDLKGEVDERALRQALDAIAARHEALRTYIIDVDDVPWQRVSAAGSGFSLTTLALTHGDTVPPFTPAMVLDKGPLACGRLVRLGTDHHVLQFAFHHVIADGWSIGIFLRELSEGYAAAHEGREAKLPPLRVQYGDVAIWQQDVLNDEHMAAQCRFWVEQLNGAPACLSLPTDRPRPAVQRYDGAAVPVVLDHALTARLHALSRRYGGTVFMTLLAAWGALMARLSGQRDIVVGTPVAGRDHPDIEPLIGMFVNTLPLRLDLEASPSVEALLAQVKATTLAAQQHAQVPFEHMVEAVAPERSLAYSPVFQTMLALQNTPEASLTLPGLTLTPCEDETVSSQCDLSVLLREEGGRLIGAVHFATALFDEQTITRWIGYWVRLLEGMTATPEQPVMALPMLSLTERETLISAFNATQSDYPHDCPLSAAFEVQVAAAPDAIAVIEGDQCCTYAELNIQANHLAHWLKTEGVTLGDRVAVALPRGIGLTVAILAILKSGGCYVPLDLRYPVARVRFILEDSAPMLLLADEDSTIASVQPGLRTLDPALVPSDREVSNPIWPPMLDTSAEAYVMYTSGSTGRPKGVMVNHRNVLRLIYANGYADFASSDRVACLANPAFDASTMEIWGALLCGGCMVIIDHDTVMNPDTFAAALAHHGVTVMFMTIALFNQYAESLQPYLPSLRYLMVGGESLDPVFVRRALLEGPPQHFLHVYGPTETTTFATAYRMNDADPDTPQMPIGRPIGNTTVHILDAYGEPVPLGVTGELYIGGEGVASGYLNLPEQTEERFVPDPFSSSTEARLYRTGDLGYRLLSGDIMFQGRNDSQVKLRGFRIELGEIEAAMAACEGVDQAIVIASGNGANTHRLVAYFTCRTGQQVTPDVLSATLHAQLPEYMVPSAWVPLDALPLTANGKVDRRALPEPDDAARVQRTYEAPQGAHETALADIWSALLGVERVGRHDDFFALGGHSLLGVQLVSRVRAQLKCALSLTALFAFPTLAELATQLDEADCDDALPAITAQRVDGPIPLSLAQQRLWFLSRMDDAASASYVIAGGLRLRGTLNTAALTRALDGIVARHESLRTHMATVDGEPQQIVGAPQVGFPLQYVSLGSPEDTLPPFAPTFDLGCGPLVQAQLVRYRDDDHLLRLALHHVIADGWSMGVLMQELSTLYDAFAAERPDPLPPLALQYRDYAVWQQRYLTGERLQHQQQYWVEQLRHAPECLRLPLDRPRPERQDYRGAQLDVVLPAPLVARLHALSRAQGGTLYMTLVAAWAALMARLSGQDDIVIGTPTAGRQRYELEPLIGMFVNTQALRIGVPSDVDTVQLLAAVRETVLNAQQHADIPFEQIVEAVSPRRSLAHSPVFQVMLGWQAQGGEQPTLSGLSATVLPIDQHTAQCDLSLELNEQDGDVRGVLRYATALFDEATIERWQGYWALLLEGMAATPERPVMSLPILSPVEYETVTGTFNATQRDYPRHASLAAMFEAQVAATPDAIAVVEGTHTCCYRQLNERANRLAHRLLREGLQPHDRVAVALPRGELLVTALLAILKAGGCYVPIDPHYPASRAQFMLADSAPRLLLASADASAAFAPWPLGLSVLDPEQCLAAPLSEPCINPGRAYDPAGPALAYIMYTSGSTGRPKGVMVSQRSVLRLIFSNGYAAFNAHDRVACLANPAFDASTMELWGALLCGGRLVVFDHDTVMDAQAFTAALEHHRVTVMFMTIALFNQHADALQRYLPALRYLMVGGESLDPAFVRRALREGPPQHFLHVYGPTETTTFATAYRMNDANPDVPQMPIGRPISNTTVYVMDAFQQPVPIGVTGELYIGGDGVAEGYLNLPEQTAERFVPDPFAAMPAAPNARLYRTGDLGYWRADGTLMFQGRNDFQVKLRGFRIELGEIEAALLACPEVQHAVVEARGTEASEKRLVAYYTCYERHHIDPETLNQRLSLRLPDYMVPSAWVPLAEIPLNANGKVDRRALPEPDAATYLQAAYEAPQGELECQLAALWQRLLGVEQVGRHDDFFALGGHSLMAVRLVNEAQQQGIEIPLVTLFSASRLSELAERLGEVLPTVQDVDTPLAFRSTGSARPLFIVPEASGELFYGPLLTSCIDSDIPVYGLPAPDRRQPAFQTVEGAAARLVGMVREVQPEGPYRLLGWSFGGVMAYEVAAQLMGQDQSVEFVGMLDTRLPDRDDGRVVAMDELFALPDDEQRMDYLVKGDIDALATTDALRAQVEALSRTRPLWEVHYTLGQSLDMLPAGWSPEYYHGWLTHRLALLSAEYDVPQLPIVIDLFVAADEPEQAEAGLGWHRVLPEAQVVCTAVPGTHARMVSEPYVHALGSAISQTLKTRRAAVPSSCYMPAMTLQSGQTGAPTVLCIPGAGDNVFSFMPLVRSLPSDWHVIGLQPRGLWGQDVPHSDVTSAAAFYRRALEGQLPAGPLYLVGHSFGGWVALALAQQLEAEGIALARVVIADSRVPECERKEVSSLGALQKLIDLLEMQGVPLTLEREHLAHMTPCQRLTALHGAVTSAGIMSTRTPLESLHRILRVLAINLRSGYWPMQLPQAPATLVVAADTDATTTHRWQQRWSQVEVVRSQGNHVQMLKSPYVEVLCRALTA